The Aeromicrobium sp. Leaf245 genome includes a region encoding these proteins:
- the hisD gene encoding histidinol dehydrogenase — protein sequence MEHLKKPTGSDASAGTRDLVVSQTVASIIEDVRTRGDAAVRELSAKFDSWEPESFRLSAEEIDRIVSSVPQQVRDDIVTVQANVREFAQHQLDSMKEFEVETMPGVLLGQKHVPVEAAGAYVPGGRYPLLASAHMTVVTAKVAGVERTTACTPPIRGEVPAPTIAAMALAGADEIYLLGGVQAVAAMAIGTETIGKVDMLAGPGNAYVAEAKRQLYGEVGIDLFAGPTEILVIADDHANPFVVAVDLLSQAEHGPDSPAVLITTSRELGEEVIAHVERLLPGMSTNDNAGPAWRDHGEVIVVDSLTEAYALADRFASEHVQVLTQEPRRALTEMRNYGALFLGEGTCVSYGDKVIGTNHTLPTRGSARYTGGLWVGKYLKTVTYQEVTDPASSAALGELCGRAARVELFEGHARSGDVRAAGHNGVEPDWITEARSVV from the coding sequence ATGGAACACCTCAAGAAGCCCACCGGCAGCGACGCGTCGGCCGGCACCCGCGACCTCGTCGTCTCCCAGACCGTCGCCTCGATCATCGAGGACGTGCGCACCCGCGGCGACGCCGCCGTGCGTGAGCTGTCGGCGAAGTTCGACTCCTGGGAGCCCGAGAGCTTCAGGCTCTCGGCCGAGGAGATCGACCGCATCGTCTCCTCGGTCCCGCAGCAGGTCCGCGACGACATCGTGACGGTGCAGGCCAACGTCCGCGAGTTCGCGCAGCACCAGCTCGACTCGATGAAGGAGTTCGAGGTCGAGACCATGCCGGGCGTCCTCCTCGGCCAGAAGCACGTCCCGGTCGAGGCGGCAGGCGCCTACGTCCCAGGTGGTCGCTACCCGCTGCTCGCCTCGGCGCACATGACCGTCGTGACCGCCAAGGTCGCCGGAGTGGAGCGGACCACCGCCTGCACGCCGCCGATCCGTGGCGAGGTGCCTGCTCCCACGATCGCCGCGATGGCGCTCGCCGGTGCGGACGAGATCTACCTGCTCGGCGGCGTCCAGGCCGTGGCTGCGATGGCCATCGGCACCGAGACCATCGGCAAGGTCGACATGCTGGCCGGTCCCGGCAACGCCTACGTGGCCGAGGCCAAGCGTCAGCTCTACGGGGAGGTCGGCATCGACCTCTTCGCCGGGCCCACGGAGATCCTGGTCATCGCGGACGACCACGCGAACCCGTTCGTGGTGGCCGTCGACCTCCTGAGCCAGGCCGAGCACGGCCCGGACTCGCCGGCCGTGCTCATCACCACCAGCCGCGAGCTGGGCGAGGAGGTCATCGCGCACGTCGAGCGCCTGCTGCCCGGGATGTCGACCAACGACAACGCGGGACCGGCCTGGCGGGACCACGGCGAGGTCATCGTCGTCGACTCCCTCACCGAGGCCTACGCGCTGGCCGACCGCTTCGCGAGCGAGCACGTCCAGGTGTTGACGCAGGAGCCGCGTCGAGCCCTGACCGAGATGCGCAACTACGGCGCGCTGTTCCTCGGGGAGGGCACCTGCGTGTCCTACGGCGACAAGGTCATCGGCACCAACCACACCCTGCCGACGCGGGGCAGTGCGCGCTACACCGGCGGCCTGTGGGTGGGCAAGTACCTCAAGACCGTCACCTACCAGGAGGTCACCGATCCGGCCTCGAGCGCGGCGCTGGGCGAGCTCTGCGGTCGCGCGGCGCGAGTGGAGCTGTTCGAAGGTCACGCACGGTCCGGTGACGTCCGCGCGGCGGGCCACAACGGTGTCGAGCCGGACTGGATCACCGAGGCGCGCTCCGTCGTGTGA
- a CDS encoding sugar ABC transporter substrate-binding protein, which translates to MTPRTPGRLRRTGGAAVALLLSAAVMTACSTASDSSSSSDGGEQSDAQKAAQAKVDEASAIPTFTLDAPAFDVTKAEGKTIVNVPITEQIPYVKAVDVEMERVAKKYGVKWVNYQNGGTPTEWSKGIDYGIQVKADLIIAHSGINPEVIIPALQRAKRAGIPVIATHTYQDGEEPPAAVKDLLASTTTVPFARSGQLQADYVVAQSGCEAKPLIITTNDLLASKHILKGMKDEFAELCPELEPGVIDVPVGQWGTNIKPEVQSYLVKNPDTDWVMASYDDQTVPAIAAIQAAGKGGSVKMTAYNGTPANVKQIQDGDILAADVGESINWLAWSVVDQSFRILSGVEPTEGGDQKTPLRIIDDSNVDETGTPPNNEDGYGDAYVEGYENLWQTGS; encoded by the coding sequence ATGACCCCAAGAACTCCAGGCCGACTGCGTCGCACCGGTGGTGCCGCCGTGGCCCTGCTGCTGTCCGCCGCCGTGATGACCGCGTGCAGCACGGCGTCCGACTCGTCGTCGTCGTCCGACGGCGGTGAGCAGAGCGACGCCCAGAAGGCAGCGCAGGCCAAGGTCGACGAGGCCTCCGCCATCCCCACCTTCACCCTCGACGCCCCGGCGTTCGATGTGACGAAGGCCGAGGGCAAGACGATCGTCAACGTCCCGATCACCGAGCAGATCCCCTACGTCAAGGCCGTCGACGTGGAGATGGAGCGCGTCGCGAAGAAGTACGGCGTGAAGTGGGTCAACTACCAGAACGGCGGTACGCCGACGGAGTGGTCCAAGGGCATCGACTACGGCATCCAGGTCAAGGCCGACCTGATCATCGCGCACTCCGGCATCAACCCCGAGGTGATCATCCCGGCGCTCCAGCGCGCCAAGCGCGCCGGCATCCCGGTCATCGCCACCCACACCTACCAGGACGGCGAGGAGCCCCCGGCCGCGGTGAAGGACCTGCTGGCCTCGACCACCACGGTGCCGTTCGCCCGCTCGGGCCAGCTCCAGGCCGACTACGTCGTCGCGCAGTCCGGTTGCGAGGCGAAGCCACTCATCATCACCACCAACGACCTCCTCGCGTCCAAGCACATCCTCAAGGGGATGAAGGACGAGTTCGCCGAGCTGTGCCCCGAGCTCGAGCCCGGCGTGATCGACGTGCCCGTCGGTCAGTGGGGCACCAACATCAAGCCCGAGGTGCAGTCCTACCTGGTGAAGAACCCCGACACCGACTGGGTCATGGCCAGCTACGACGACCAGACGGTCCCGGCGATCGCCGCGATCCAGGCCGCCGGCAAGGGTGGATCGGTCAAGATGACCGCCTACAACGGAACTCCGGCCAACGTGAAGCAGATCCAGGACGGCGACATCCTCGCCGCGGACGTCGGTGAGAGCATCAACTGGCTCGCGTGGTCGGTCGTCGACCAGTCGTTCCGCATCCTCTCGGGCGTCGAGCCCACCGAGGGCGGCGACCAGAAGACGCCGCTGCGCATCATCGACGACTCCAACGTCGACGAGACCGGCACGCCGCCGAACAACGAGGACGGCTACGGCGACGCCTACGTCGAGGGTTACGAGAACCTCTGGCAGACCGGGAGCTGA